The Osmerus mordax isolate fOsmMor3 chromosome 5, fOsmMor3.pri, whole genome shotgun sequence DNA window GAGTGTCTAAATGGAGTGACCTGGTTTACTGATCTGTAGGCTACATTCTTAAACAGTACGCTAATAACATACTCTGTCTAATTTTGAAACGTTATTCTACAAAAGGGTTTAATAATAGGAAGTAGACTAGAAAGAAAGTAATAAAACTAATAGCAGGGATATTGCGAACTCTCCACTTGTCAAATTGTCACTATCTAACTCCCCCAGCTGCCTACCCACACAATCAGTTATTCACCACCCCCCTCGTTTTCTGAAACTCATTCATTCTTTTCCCTGGTCCCTCTGACAGTTGTCCTTTAGACCTCTACCAAGCTCCACAGAGCATTGGTCTCATTAGAGCGCTGGGTTTGTGGGGAGAAACTTATGTAGGACGGCATATTTAacttgaggagagagagagactccccGTGTTTCTGTGCACTGTTCTCAAGGGAAACAGGCTATTTATGGGCTTGTGCTATTGCTGAAAGTGGCAGTTTTATGCCCTGTAATTGTGCTGTGTTCTACacggctgtgtatgtgtgcatgtattaaCTTTGGTCTGTAGGTGGTTTGATCCAAGTGAAACTAAGACAATCAGCCATAACCAGTTAAAGAAGCTTTCCCAAACATCCCCCCTAAATCTTTCTAGAAAACACAAGACTATGATATTTTTAGGAGTATTTGAAGCAAACATCAAAGCGAATAAGATATTCAGTCATCAGGCCCAAAACCCAGCTTTGGTATGAAACTTTGAGGGCTTTTAGTCTTTTTCCAAATAATGGGGACCAGGCAATTTTCTGAATAATTTGAGAGAATAAGAAGACACTGTTCCGTCACGGTTTAGGCATGTAATGGAATTTCAGAGTATTGCGTATTACACAATGGACTCTCTATAATTCTCAGAGTACAAGAAAAGGCCTGCTTTTGTGCACTCGCACCAACCCAACAAACAATTCTATCCTCATTACATATGTATGATTCCCTAAATATTCACCATGCAGTCTTTCAGATAGCTCTTTAGACTCTCCATAACACAATTACTAAATGTAGCTATTTGGCAATGTAGCATTACATATggagttgtgggtgtgtgtaggtgttttgaTGCACGACTATGACATGTacaaatactgtgtgtgtgtgcgtttatacCTTAGGAGAACGTGTCGCTGGCAGATATCCTCTCCTTGCGGGACAGTTGTctctgtgaggaggaggtgtgggcggtgtgtgtggagtgtgtgttggccCTGCAGAGCATCGGCCCTTCGTCTCTCTTTCACACCTTGTGTATAACACCCGACACGCTTGCCTTCAACGCCCATGGCAACGTGTGTTTCATGGAGCAGCTCAGCGGTAAGTCCACACACCTTGACGTGAACTCAGCACCCTCCGTCACTTCGGAGGTATTCAAACATAACTCACTGATACTGCTGTGGTTTTTTCCTGTGAGGGTTAATGCTGTTCTAATATGTTGTGATGTTTAATATCTTGTGTTTGGTGTACTATTTAACAGCCAAATTGTGGTATCTAGGCAGTTCACAACTGACAGTGAATATGGCAGCCCTCAGTTCAAAAGTCACAGGACTCATCAggtctcttcccctctttctcattttctctctctctctctctctctctctctctctctctctctctctctctctctctctctctctctctctctctctctctctctctctctctctctctctctctctctctctctctctctctctctctctctctctctctctctctctgtctctctctctgtctctctctctctctatatatatatatatattatttctttttcatcagtctctcactctctggtcttctctcactgtctgtctacctTTTCCTGCCACTTTTTAACTCAAATTAAAAGTTTTGTAGCTAACTGTACTTTTTATTCCAATCAGACCTCTTCACATCAAAATCAAAGCTGCACCTTTCCCAGAGTTCTAGAGTCATCGGATAGCAAATTTGGCTGCATTTGCAAAGTCCTCATTTGAAACGCTGAGCTTCTGAGTGATTACATCTGAGAGCTTGTGCAGAGGTCTgcagtcctcctctccttgacagggaaagagagagagtgggacaggaggagagaacacaGGGGAGGTGAAGTCACATCCTCAATACTTTAGATGTACTCTGCTGCCTCGCCTTATCCCTTGGTCTGAGTGAAATATTCTTCTGGCCAAGACgatatctatctctttctctctctctccctctcttgctctctctctctctctctctctttaatgcatcttctctctatctctccctcttttagtctctctctttaatgcatcttctctatgtctctccctctcttactctctctttaatgcatcttctctctgtcctccatttTCCCTATTTATCTGTCTTGCTCACAAATACTGCATTCATTAGTCTCGCACTAAACAGGGTAACGTCCCTGCCTGTTACATAGGCAGAtacagacacgcaaacacacaccaacacatccccacacacaaacatacacaaacacacaccaagaccccccctccacacacacaaacacactattcATGGATCCCCAATTTTCATCAGCTATTAATAAGCATTGATGAGATGAATAGTATCAGGGAGAGTTGTCAGGGGGACCGTTGTCCTGGTAACGGTTGCTCTGGCGGTCAGCTGTTCATTAGTGTATCTGAGTCACTCTGGGTGCACAAGGCTGCCATAAACACTGAATACAGATCTGCTCCTACACTCTTTACTCACAAGTAAATTTTTCCTGTAGCTGATGAACATGGATTtgggtttgtgttgtttttagAACATACTGTCATTAGGACATACACAATTAATTTAAAGGATGTTGTTGGTAAATTGATGTTGGTTGTTGCAGTCACTGTTCCTTGGCCATTGATAGTCTATCCTTGTAGTCGTCAGTCCTTCTCTGCTCTCCAGGGCTCTGCTGTCTTCTCTTGGCCCATGGGGCTCTCATGGAGGATGTTTAACTGGGAGTGTTCCTCTCATCTGAGTGTGCAACGTCATAGACTTTGGCTGGTGTGGGTGTCAAAGTGACCTTGAGGGGAAGTTGGTGATGAGAACTAGCTTGAGCAAGCACCGCAAATGTGCCACGCACAGGATGTCTATTATGATGCAGGTTGTCATGAAAGGGATGGCTCTAGGTAGCTTACTCATCATGGCCAGATTCTAACATCTGTCTACTCCATATGCTGGAGTATGGTGTACAAGCAAGCCATTTACTAACCCATAACAAAACATGGTGTGAATATCAAGATAAGCCCCAACATTCATTTGTCAGCATagtgtccagatactgtatgttGTAGTATTACTTTCATTACAACCAATCCCCTCCTGCAATACGACCCTTCTTTTACTCTCTTTGCCCTGTGTTCTCTTTACATCCCCTcgtgcctcctctccccctctccccccccatccgTCTGTGTGGGCCCAGTAGAACTCCCCTCTCCTTGGCCGTTCCAACCTTCCAACCGAAGGTGTCTCAGCCCGTCCTTGAACCTACCTGGAACAGGACATCATAACTCCTACAAGACAGCCCCAAATCTGTCCTGACCCACTTCCACCCCCCACCGCCACTCTCACCCTACAACCACAACTCACAGCTCCAACTGGGGATACAGGCAGAGTGGAGCAGGGCGGGTGGGGTGGGGCTGTGTGCTCCCTGCTGTACCCAGAAGAGACGCTGGCCTAGTTAAGACGGAGGTTGGCGCAGAGCGTCTGGGCTCTGATCTGTAGATAACGTTGCCCTTATCAGTTAGGGATTAGCGGTGAGATTACAGGCATGAGTGACAGCATGCAGATGACTTGGGGACTGTGGATGAGCTAGGTTATGGCGTGTTGGAGTAATTGCTCCAATTTGTGTCATTTGGGGTGTTTAGTTGACGCTGTTCGATGCCAGAGACTATCCAATTTGATTCCCTTTTGTGTGTTGATGCATATATGCATATTTATACATAAATTAACTTGAAACCAAATACAAACACTGGATGTTCCGCTTTACTGTTCTGTCTATGTTATTGTGCACACCTCTTAGTCTAAAGTTGGATATGAAGGTCTTTTAAGTTGTAGTGCACTAATATTTCTGGTACTGTATGTAATAGTGTTTACCATATGTTGTTAGAGTTTAGGTTACTACAATTTGTATTGTTGTATGATGGCCGTGCAGATGATCCTGAGGGCTCCTTTATACCTCCTGAGTTTGACAAGACTGGTTGTACGTTTGAGGTGAGTGAACACATCATGTGGATCCCTCATTGTCGTCAAatacattctgtctctctgtctctctctgtctgtctgtctgtctctctgtctgtccctctgtctgtccctctgtctgtccgtccctctgtctgtccctctctctgtctctctctttcgctctttcactctccgtccgtctctccctacctttctctctcttgacaTGTTTACTTGAGGCACAATCTAAGTTTGTCAGAAAGGAGGACTTCAGTCAGCTATTTTGGACTCACACTTTCAGATCTGTTTCAGATCTCTCTCCACCGCATAAGTACCATATTGTTTTCAGCAAACATAATGTCTATGATAGTGCCTCAAAAACACCTGCCTAAGATTCTGTGGGGAGTCGAATAGCCAACTTTAATTGCTACTGACAGACCCATTTTTTCCAAATGAAAGCCCTGGGTATGCGCAACATATGATAATACTGCAGTTCACTGAGGTGAGAAgcttttcatctttctctctctaaacgCCTATAAAGACATTACGGAATTTCCATATGGCTTTTTTATGGTGGCCCATTAGTTGGTCCCCTCTGACTCCTGGTATCACAGCAAACCGtgcagtgatggagggatgatgattCATCAGTTAGATGAGGCTGCCAGGCGTGTATATGGCCTGCCAGTTATGATGGATCAGAGGgcgggagtgtgagagaggaggaggtctgCCCTGGCCTTGGCCAGACTGACCTGCCCTAGCTTTATTGACTTTGTAATGGCTCTGAGGAATAGCTCTCTAAACCAACACTAGTGCCAAGTAATCTCCACATTAAACAATATGCCACATATATGAGGAACGAGTTCTATGGGGTTTGTCTGAGGCTGCGATGTTAGTAGCTCATGACGGTCGACGACTACAAAAGTGATTTAAGACGCTAACGTGAGCTGAGTGTTTACACTAGACACCGTCCTTGCTTTAGTTTCTCTAAAATACAGTTCTGTTGCTGTTTGGGTTCACCGTGAGGTCGACTGTGCTGCCTCTTCTCTGCTCCAGGGACACGTGTTCTCTCTGGGCTCCACCCTCTCCGCGGCGCTGGACTTTGTGATCGAGCCCGAGCTGGAGGCGGAGCCGGGGGAAGAGACTCAGAGACTGCTGGACCAGATGCAGGAGGACAGGCCAGAGGACAGGCCACGTCCACAGGTCATCAAACACATCTGTAAAGCGTCTGTGTGCTTCACAGTCAAACAGAAACACGTGTCTCTATAGCGGCACCGTATGGATGAGCAGTGGTACTGCAATTCGTTATTCGCGAACGCACACCGACACGCATTCTGAGCATTGATTATGGGAATAAACTGTGTTTGTTCCCACAGGACATACTCTCCCTGGCCGAATCCAAACTAGCTCACACCTCCTCTGCAGCCGTGTGCAGAAAGCTCTCCTCCATCGGACGGAGAGTCCTTTCCATAGAATCGGTCTCCACTTTCCAAGGTCGCCACACGTTGTGTATTCATTGTATGCATTGGTTCCTACTgtggtcctctgtgtgtgtgtggaaccacAAGGTCTGCGTTTCTCCACAGATGGCCCTGAGAGCTCCTGGGAAGCCAGGTGGCAGCAGCCAAAGAGCAGCCGGCAGCTCCACAGGACCAGctcagatgacagcacccaggaCGCTGACCCACATCCCCCAGCTGAGAGGCCGGAGTGGAACGGCCTTTCCAGGAGGAGCGTCTGTGAGGCCTGGGACGTCTCCCTCTGGGCCGaggtgatgggggagggagacggggaagGGGAGGCCCAAGACGGGGACATCTTCAGGGCCCAGTCAGACTGCCGGTCCCAGAACAGCTCCCCGGTGCGGCGGAGAGCGCAGGATCGATCCGGTAGGGTGAGGGGAGCCCTCAACCGCTCCTGCTCCGTCCCGGACTccaacaaccccccctccctgcccccaaccccccacggGGACATCAGCGTGCCCGTGTGTGACCTGACAGAGATAGGGGCTGAGGGGCACGTCCTGTCCCACAGACCAGTGTGGAGTAGCAGGCTCcacagaggggagcaggggaagAGCCCGTCGGAGTGTTCTGAGTCGCGTGGGATCTCCGTCGGGGACAGTGGGACACGCGAGGTCACCCgagaccagcctgtctgtcgaGGTGCATCAGTGTCGGATGCTAGTCACCGTGGAGCTCAGGACAGAACGTCCTCCTGCTCCAGTCAGGACCTGGAGGCATCGCTCGACTCGACCAGCGACGAGACTCCAGCGCCCAACCACCTCTACACTCCTAATAACCACATGACCAAAAGCATGCTGTGCCTCAATGAAGAATCTCAGGACGAGGTGATGAGACAAGATATGGCTTTGGTGTTGTGCCGTCATTTCAGATCCAGACATATCTTCATGTTGAGCTGTTTCACGGTGTACTCCTGGTTTCtatcataatgtgtgtgtgtgtgtgtgcgtgtgtgtcctacGCAGTGGATCTCTCTAAGGGAGCTGCTCACACAGTGTGGGCGGAGGCTGTCTGTTAACGAGCTGTGGGCTCTGTGTCACACCTGCCTGTCAACACTCCAGACCTACATCGACTATCCAGGTCAGTCCAGttctctctcctaccttctGGGAGGCTGCACTGACCCCCCCTACGTTCACCTGCTCCTGTCTCTGACAAACCAGAGTGAGCGAATAACCTTCAAGCCGACGGTATTGATTCAAATGCTGTGAGTGTTGACGTGCATTTGATAGATCCCATTGCGTTGATCTTTGTGATTCGCTTTGTCTCGGCTCTTCTAAAGCCTTCCTATGCCTGGAGACCGTCTATGTGGGCTGCGAGGGAGAAATGCTGTTCCTGAAATCAAGAAACACAGGTAATGTGttttttatatacacacacatacagtcagaaGTTCTAAGTCCTGTGGAATGCTATGGTTATTTCAGCCTTGTTTCTTATTCTTTCAGTTCTCTTTATTGACATCTCTTCATTGATGTAGCGTCATTACTTATTGAGCAACGATTTTGAAGCAATACTTCTTTGAAAAGAGCCTTCCATAATTCAGTCTTGTTGTTCTGTCCCAGGATCTTGTGATGCCTTTTTTCTGGCCCCTGAGTTTCAGGAGCATGGGATTGTAACTGAAAAGGTTTGGTTCAACTTCTGACTTCAATGTTCTCAGAAAAGTTTCAACACACAGTTGAAGTTACATAAttgttcccctctccctctcttggctttctctttctttctctgtccctctctccctctgttctgtcTTTCAACCTGTCTCTCTTgtcgtgtctgtctgtcttaggcCTGTGTGTATGGAGTGGCTGCAATACTCTGGGCCACCGCCAAGTTCAGCCTGACACCCAATCAGAAGCTGGCCATGCCCCGCAAACTGAAGAGGTTACTCCTGGAGATGGCCAAGAGAACCCCGATAGAAAGGCCTTCCATTGTCATGGCTAAAAAGGTGCAAACTGTTGACTGAGCTTCTTACAGCACTCAGATACTTAATAAGCTCATCCACATCCATGACTTTATTACATTTGAATGATCACAATGCTCTTAATTATGTTTCGTTATCTGAAAATGTTATTTTACTTTTACTTTCCAGGTGATTTGTAATGAAACGACTTGGCCCTCGCATTACGCTATAATTACATTTGAATGGACAGTACGCCATACAATAAGTGAAGTGTTGTCAAGAATGACCCGTGTGAGTAACAATTCAAGTTCTGATGGGATTCTGATGATTGTTTGTGTGCCTGCTGTTCCAGAGCTGCAGGGACTACCTGTTCCGCCAGGGGACCAGCGCAGAGAGTGTCTGGAAGAAGCTCATCAGCAGAGTGCATCAGGTACAGCTCTGTTTCCTgaaaacacctgtcacacctaTGTTAACATACTTAATACATTCTGTTAGTTTAAAACCAAATCTTCTTTTTAGCCACACTCGAGGACCGTAGATAGAGAGGACCGTTATGGGATGGATAGTGAAAGAAGCTCAAGTGAGGAGCCAACACATATCAAGAGTGGTAGGATCGTTTGATTAAATCGCAaacatttctttttctcttgAAGAAAAATACAACAGAAACAGTAGCAGCTAGTGTGGGATGTACTGGAAACGTCACACTATGAAACGCTACCCAGGACATTGTAACTGGCCTTGTTGTAACTGTGTGTAGGATTTGTGCCCACGGCCACTGAGAGCCGATTGGCTCCTGTGCCTGGCCCTCTTCCCCATAGCTATCCAATCAGCAGGAGCCTGCAGCTCCCGGAGGCTTTCACTTCCTCTGCCACACACTTCACCCCCATCATCCTGACCCAAGAGCGAGACCCAGACGAGGAGAGTCCTCCACCTGCTTCTGACAGTCAGGGGTAATGGGCCGTCCTTTAGTCTCCTTTAGCATGATGGACTTGGCAAACGGGAGATGGTCGGACATGACAAACCTACGACCACACCATTGACACCATTTAATGACCTCAATGGCAGATTGTGAAGCATTTACGTTTGTGTTGCAGAACTGTGGATGAATTCACAAGAGGCAGTCACAGTCAACACGCACAAGACAAGGACCAAGATCCCACCCCACGCCGTGAAGCCCCGCCCCTAACCCAGGAAGACAGATAcctgcagtcagacaggcagggaggaagcCTTGTCGATCAAAGAGCCACACGACACTCCTCCTCCACGGCCTCCAGTGCCAATACACTGGTCAGCTCTCCATCACTGACTGCCTCTGAATTTTCCAATCAGGAAGCAAGAATCCCTCCTCTTCTAAACTCATCCTGCTCCCATCTCACTGGCTGTGGTGTTTTTAATAACTTCCTCCTTCGTCAGGACCTCCGGACGGGGAGTCTCACCTTGGTGCCTGTTCACATATCTGCTCCAGATGCGACCACTGAGTTGGAAGTCATCCTTCCATTTTCATCCCACTCCCTCCAAGGCCAACCCCTTCTTCCAGGAGAGCTTGGAAGTGCCTTTGTGGGTCTAACAATGACCTCTAGAGACCAGCCGACTCTTTGCCAGGAGTCCGGAGCCCCCCAGCCCTACCCTGACCCAAGGCCCATCACCTGCAGCCCTCCCTCGGACCCCACCGAGCCCATGTCGGAGTCTTCCAGTGGGGAGACATGCtccagggcagagggggagggggagtcacTCTCCTCACCCCAGATCCATCCTGCCCTACAGGAGGTCATCGCCCTGCTCAGGGGAGAGTTTGCCTTCGATGGCTATCTagagaatggagaggaggaCCTGGCTATGGGTGAGGATCCAGTTGGATTTACGTATCATTCGGCATACGTTTTCACAGAGAGGTTGTTCTTGTAAGATAGGGGATTGAGCCATTGCATAGTTTGATGACCAAACCAACAGTGTTTCAACTCGACACATTTTCATTGACGTTCTTCTTTACCCCATGCCAGGAGAGTACATCTTCTCCCTGAAGGACCTACAGTACCACACGTTTGCCAATGTCGTGAAGGAGAAGTTTAGAGATCTGTACTGGGAGGAGGACTTACTGGGAGTGCTCTACTGTCTGGTTAACTACAACCAATCGTCACTGTGAGTAGGAAAGAGGATGACTTTCCTGCTACATATCTCTGTCACCGATGCTAACTCACGTCAATGAGATATAAAACCCTTTCTGTTTTAACCCAACTCCCTAAAGTAGGCTGGGATATGTGTGTTATCAGATGGATTTCTCTCAATCTTCTGTTTACACAGACATGAGTCAGGCTTGGATGCTCTCTgtagagtagagagagaagcCCAAATTTGGCAGTGCTTGTGCTTAGAATTTTAATGTCTTACATGCAAGTCCTCAACAAAACACTTTGGATGCTTcaatcttcttcttctcctctaccaccctctgcgcacacacacacacacacacacacacacacacacactaatcaaaCGCACACCAGAATAACGCTTTCCAGTTATAATCAGCATTCACACACGATGTACTTCAGGCACACACTTCCATTCACTCAGCTTTTCAGCAAGAAAGGTCCCTATGGTAACAGCTCGcccagtgtgtttgtttttcctgtAGTAGATTGGCTGAAGATATTAAAGAACCTCTTGTCATCCTCCTGCAGTGTCATTGAGAGAGCCGTGAGGAGCATTGACGATCCATAAGTGTAAATTAATGACCGTGGGAGGGGGAATGAGGGTAATATGGCTGTCTTTCCTTCAAGGCACACATCCCTTCAACCACATACGGACCAGGGAGGCGAAGGGGCCggtgaagggaagggggggggggggggggggggggggttactcagacaccttttcatcactgttttgcCAGGCTGTGCTGCCTGAGGGCAGTGTGTGGAGAAAGCCTTTAATCTTCTCTGGTGGTGAGACATCACagcccagagcacacacacacttgagaggGGCAggactctgtcctctctcctctctcctggaggaGGCTGGCTCTGCTCTTCTCAGTCTTTCGCTGTTAGGGGGACTGGAGACACCAGAAGCACTCTGCTCAATCTGGACACAAACGGATCTGTCTCGACGCCCGCCCGTTTGATCACGACAACCCCAGCGTTCAGGAAGTCGAATCTTCAGCTTAGGATCGATTGGTTTGTTTTGAATGGTTTATAAGATGCTCTGTTCTACTTGTACTCGTGTCCATGTATGTCATTCCGTCTATGCTGTCCTAATGGACACTAGGAAATGTTAAGGCCTGTACTCAGTACAGTCTAAGTTCATATTGTGTGTTGTTGGAGGAGTGGATGGTTACAAATAGGtgtcaacatttttatttttaggtTTGAGAACAGGTAATTCCGTTTTTTGCTGCTTTAATATTGACTCATCTTCCCATTCCTTTTCTCTGTCAGATGtgtttctgttttctttttggaGAAGCTATGTTTTCCCATTTTCCAGTGAACTTGAACTTAAACTGTGAAGAGTTATGTTCTTTATTAGAAGTGCATTTGTTCCCGTTCTGGCTCAATGGTTTatctgtgtttatgtctgtgccCGTTCTGTGTCAGACCCTCTGGTAGGATTGTGCCTGGCCATGACTGTCGTGCGATCTCTcatcttcgtctctctctctttttatttcttCCTGTaattctcgctctctcgctctctaaccctttcttttctctatttttctctctctcctcctctctcccccctgatgTGCCCCATGCAGCGTCTCTAATGAACAGCCTCCATCAAAGCCTCGTCAAAGGGCAGCCATCCCGCccctgagagggaggagagaggagcaggaaccGCTCCCACTTCGTCCACTCGACCTGAACGCCAACGTGAA harbors:
- the LOC136943393 gene encoding LOW QUALITY PROTEIN: kinase non-catalytic C-lobe domain-containing protein 1 (The sequence of the model RefSeq protein was modified relative to this genomic sequence to represent the inferred CDS: deleted 2 bases in 1 codon), which gives rise to MGTSETDAVFAYSGTEDEEEEYYEQEHLPPLLEDEENVSLADILSLRDSCLCEEEVWAVCVECVLALQSIGPSSLFHTLCITPDTLAFNAHGNVCFMEQLSDDPEGSFIPPEFDKTGCTFEGHVFSLGSTLSAALDFVIEPELEAEPGEETQRLLDQMQEDRPEDRPRPQDILSLAESKLAHTSSAAVCRKLSSIGRRVLSIESVSTFQGRHTLCIHCMHWFLLWSSVCVEPQGLRFSTDGPESSWEARWQQPKSSRQLHRTSSDDSTQDADPHPPAERPEWNGLSRRSVCEAWDVSLWAEVMGEGDGEGEAQDGDIFRAQSDCRSQNSSPVRRRAQDRSGRVRGALNRSCSVPDSNNPPSLPPTPHGDISVPVCDLTEIGAEGHVLSHRPVWSSRLHRGEQGKSPSECSESRGISVGDSGTREVTRDQPVCRGASVSDASHRGAQDRTSSCSSQDLEASLDSTSDETPAPNHLYTPNNHMTKSMLCLNEESQDEWISLRELLTQCGRRLSVNELWALCHTCLSTLQTYIDYPAFLCLETVYVGCEGEMLFLKSRNTGSCDAFFLAPEFQEHGIVTEKACVYGVAAILWATAKFSLTPNQKLAMPRKLKRLLLEMAKRTPIERPSIVMAKKSCRDYLFRQGTSAESVWKKLISRVHQPHSRTVDREDRYGMDSERSSSEEPTHIKSGFVPTATESRLAPVPGPLPHSYPISRSLQLPEAFTSSATHFTPIILTQERDPDEESPPPASDSQGTVDEFTRGSHSQHAQDKDQDPTPRREAPPLTQEDRYLQSDRQGGSLVDQRATRHSSSTASSANTLVSSPSLTASEFSNQEARIPPLLNSSCSHLTGCGVFNNFLLRQDLRTGSLTLVPVHISAPDATTELEVILPFSSHSLQGQPLLPGELGSAFVGLTMTSRDQPTLCQESGAPQPYPDPRPITCSPPSDPTEPMSESSSGETCSRAEGEGESLSSPQIHPALQEVIALLRGEFAFDGYLENGEEDLAMGEYIFSLKDLQYHTFANVVKEKFRDLYWEEDLLGVLYCLVNYNQSSLVSNEQPPSKPRQRAAIPPLRGRREEQEPLPLRPLDLNANVNLSDPGRPEVWERTDIEQEAGLRDTQTEPSHRDTEGRTVHAGKGSQQVIPVECLDHGCQGLGVKAAEDSAAGAMESGDHPVGGDDESPSEASSPWEREEVPRGGHQGQTSPDCSEDMEDTDSLVSERLLSPSSGAEEQGLSPHPSWALAFHGEDCFSQEVVNYTLNLGQHAQSPCLEQKTQELQQQLIIETRNLKKTRTFYQRLLHQERKNRGSETKLMLSKLKGQLEELKTKVEFLDSVKKYLEVLSIDRWGVEASLLPSLAARGPGSLELQASEDSTVLSFGTGRGKTTLQAGSPFGLMAYLYARNAPLEGYIQQFLYTYRYFCAPKEFLQFLMDNFSRAAGSDSDIEGDSAKVYHRSLDLLEAWLADCRLVDFSPESSLHNTLENFLTSKVSPVDSRGESLLATLQRSPKKRWSQGSSSPISMQEEEDLQSVHSLYRKNSIEDPGRKGFQWRFSRVVEPQASLPKEKAYSIAAALPRPCYSSLMEDLSSVCLRSEERQPFSQNEHSAQHIAQQLTMLQQEMFQGCHPVHFLNSRAQGVRDKATCKSVSHHLPPAEGSSLFVCDRPTQDSPLQQLLRYADSFTNWVSAEIVICDSVKTQAALLTKFLLTAKHCYESRDFSTTMQILGGLENVIVRQLPAWKHLSAKVCEILEELRAVQVFLKSDNLCLMGGDQGRRRPTLPSAHILAMHLQQLEIGAFTLTSGAYKWPKLRTIAKVVSQVHAFQDSVFSYSADPDLQAYLRLRIAHLSNCDVHLLAADNDANFHQLHADKHTRLIQDTLRRVKATFQ